A stretch of the Oceanibaculum nanhaiense genome encodes the following:
- a CDS encoding peptidylprolyl isomerase yields the protein MTIAEQKSDQKPGGSPRRRFAPVKVTVNGVEIPASAIAREAQNHPSGDPDIAWNQAVRALAIRELLRQEAERLDIVAEPLTDEDGRRETAEEAAQRVLLERELVLPVPDEESYRRYYRQNEARFRSPALYEAAHILFAADSRDTAAYAGAVEKARAAIAELQAAPDRFSEIAKGLSDCPSGAVGGSLGQIGPGDTTPAFEAALIHLEPGETTEEPVETPYGAHVIRLDRRIDGRTVPFEAVREKIADYLAESVWRRAAAQYVSILAGRASITGVDLGASATPLVQ from the coding sequence ATGACCATCGCTGAACAGAAATCCGATCAGAAGCCCGGCGGGTCGCCCCGCCGGCGCTTCGCCCCGGTCAAGGTCACGGTGAACGGGGTGGAGATTCCCGCCTCGGCCATCGCGCGGGAGGCGCAGAACCACCCGTCCGGCGATCCCGATATCGCCTGGAACCAGGCGGTGCGGGCGCTGGCGATCCGCGAATTGCTGCGGCAGGAAGCGGAGCGTCTGGACATCGTTGCCGAACCGCTGACCGATGAGGATGGACGGCGCGAAACGGCGGAGGAGGCGGCGCAACGCGTGCTGCTGGAACGCGAACTGGTGCTGCCGGTGCCGGACGAGGAGAGCTACCGGCGCTATTACCGGCAGAACGAGGCGCGGTTCCGCAGCCCGGCGCTGTACGAGGCGGCGCATATCCTGTTTGCCGCCGACAGCCGCGACACGGCCGCCTATGCCGGGGCGGTGGAAAAGGCGCGCGCCGCCATCGCCGAACTGCAGGCGGCACCGGACCGCTTCTCCGAGATCGCCAAGGGGCTGTCCGATTGCCCGTCCGGCGCGGTCGGCGGATCGCTGGGCCAGATCGGCCCCGGCGACACCACGCCCGCCTTCGAGGCGGCGCTGATCCACCTGGAACCGGGCGAGACCACCGAAGAGCCGGTCGAAACCCCCTATGGCGCGCATGTCATCCGGCTGGACCGGCGCATCGACGGACGCACGGTGCCGTTCGAGGCGGTGCGCGAGAAGATCGCGGATTATCTGGCGGAGTCGGTCTGGCGCCGGGCGGCGGCGCAATATGTGTCGATCCTGGCGGGCCGGGCGTCGATCACCGGCGTCGATCTTGGCGCCAGCGCCACGCCGCTTGTGCAGTAG